One genomic region from Paramormyrops kingsleyae isolate MSU_618 chromosome 24, PKINGS_0.4, whole genome shotgun sequence encodes:
- the cdx1b gene encoding homeobox protein CDX-1b isoform X1, translated as MYVSYLLEKDTGMYPNTVRHPSLNLNPQNFVPPPPQYSDFTGYHHVPGINNDPHHSQSAAWNPAYVPREEWVPYGPAAGASTSNAGQIPFSPPEFPPVQPPGLLPPAINPTVGQLSPNSQRRNTYDWMRRSVPPSNSAGKTRTKDKYRVVYTDHQRLELEKEFHYSRYITIRRKAELATALSLSERQVKIWFQNRRAKERKVNKKKIQQPQQASTTTPTPPGIGTPVATLSSRLLPGSEFHWERPETSQVEGRSNFLMPKTTVNLSDSAS; from the exons ATGTACGTGAGCTACCTTTTGGAGAAGGATACCGGCATGTACCCCAACACCGTGAGACACCCTAGCCTCAATCTGAACCCTCAAAACTTTGTTCCACCGCCTCCTCAATACTCGGATTTCACCGGATACCATCATGTCCCCGGGATTAACAATGACCCCCACCACAGCCAAAGCGCAGCTTGGAATCCTGCCTATGTCCCTCGGGAAGAATGGGTTCCTTACGGACCAGCAGCGGGTGCCTCCACTTCCAACGCCGGGCAGATACCTTTCAGCCCCCCGGAGTTCCCTCCCGTACAGCCGCCGGGGCTTCTCCCGCCGGCCATCAATCCGACTGTCGGTCAGCTCTCTCCAAATTCCCAGCGAAGGAACACTTACGACTGGATGAGGCGCAGCGTACCGCCATCAAACTCAG CAGGAAAGACTCGCACAAAAGACAAGTACCGGGTGGTGTATACGGACCACCAGCGGCTGGAACTGGAGAAGGAGTTTCATTACAGCCGATATATCACAATCAGGCGGAAAGCAGAACTGGCCACAGCCCTCAGCCTCTCGGAGAGACAG GTGAAAATCTGGTTCCAGAACAGGCGTGCCAAGGAGAGGAAGGTgaacaaaaagaaaatacaacaGCCGCAGCAGGCCTCCACGACTACACCCACTCCCCCCGGCATCGGGACCCCCG tggctacactgagcagcaggctgcttccaggctcagagtttcactgggaacgaccagaaaccagccaggtagagggcagaagcaactttctaatgccaaagacgaccgtcaacttatctgacagtgcctcataa
- the cdx1b gene encoding homeobox protein CDX-1b isoform X2, with the protein MYVSYLLEKDTGMYPNTVRHPSLNLNPQNFVPPPPQYSDFTGYHHVPGINNDPHHSQSAAWNPAYVPREEWVPYGPAAGASTSNAGQIPFSPPEFPPVQPPGLLPPAINPTVGQLSPNSQRRNTYDWMRRSVPPSNSGKTRTKDKYRVVYTDHQRLELEKEFHYSRYITIRRKAELATALSLSERQVKIWFQNRRAKERKVNKKKIQQPQQASTTTPTPPGIGTPVATLSSRLLPGSEFHWERPETSQVEGRSNFLMPKTTVNLSDSAS; encoded by the exons ATGTACGTGAGCTACCTTTTGGAGAAGGATACCGGCATGTACCCCAACACCGTGAGACACCCTAGCCTCAATCTGAACCCTCAAAACTTTGTTCCACCGCCTCCTCAATACTCGGATTTCACCGGATACCATCATGTCCCCGGGATTAACAATGACCCCCACCACAGCCAAAGCGCAGCTTGGAATCCTGCCTATGTCCCTCGGGAAGAATGGGTTCCTTACGGACCAGCAGCGGGTGCCTCCACTTCCAACGCCGGGCAGATACCTTTCAGCCCCCCGGAGTTCCCTCCCGTACAGCCGCCGGGGCTTCTCCCGCCGGCCATCAATCCGACTGTCGGTCAGCTCTCTCCAAATTCCCAGCGAAGGAACACTTACGACTGGATGAGGCGCAGCGTACCGCCATCAAACTCAG GAAAGACTCGCACAAAAGACAAGTACCGGGTGGTGTATACGGACCACCAGCGGCTGGAACTGGAGAAGGAGTTTCATTACAGCCGATATATCACAATCAGGCGGAAAGCAGAACTGGCCACAGCCCTCAGCCTCTCGGAGAGACAG GTGAAAATCTGGTTCCAGAACAGGCGTGCCAAGGAGAGGAAGGTgaacaaaaagaaaatacaacaGCCGCAGCAGGCCTCCACGACTACACCCACTCCCCCCGGCATCGGGACCCCCG tggctacactgagcagcaggctgcttccaggctcagagtttcactgggaacgaccagaaaccagccaggtagagggcagaagcaactttctaatgccaaagacgaccgtcaacttatctgacagtgcctcataa
- the cdx1b gene encoding homeobox protein CDX-1b isoform X3 produces MYVSYLLEKDTGMYPNTVRHPSLNLNPQNFVPPPPQYSDFTGYHHVPGINNDPHHSQSAAWNPAYVPREEWVPYGPAAGASTSNAGQIPFSPPEFPPVQPPGLLPPAINPTVGQLSPNSQRRNTYDWMRRSVPPSNSAGKTRTKDKYRVVYTDHQRLELEKEFHYSRYITIRRKAELATALSLSERQVKIWFQNRRAKERKVNKKKIQQPQQASTTTPTPPGIGTPGNVAMVTSSSSGLVSPSMTMAIKEEY; encoded by the exons ATGTACGTGAGCTACCTTTTGGAGAAGGATACCGGCATGTACCCCAACACCGTGAGACACCCTAGCCTCAATCTGAACCCTCAAAACTTTGTTCCACCGCCTCCTCAATACTCGGATTTCACCGGATACCATCATGTCCCCGGGATTAACAATGACCCCCACCACAGCCAAAGCGCAGCTTGGAATCCTGCCTATGTCCCTCGGGAAGAATGGGTTCCTTACGGACCAGCAGCGGGTGCCTCCACTTCCAACGCCGGGCAGATACCTTTCAGCCCCCCGGAGTTCCCTCCCGTACAGCCGCCGGGGCTTCTCCCGCCGGCCATCAATCCGACTGTCGGTCAGCTCTCTCCAAATTCCCAGCGAAGGAACACTTACGACTGGATGAGGCGCAGCGTACCGCCATCAAACTCAG CAGGAAAGACTCGCACAAAAGACAAGTACCGGGTGGTGTATACGGACCACCAGCGGCTGGAACTGGAGAAGGAGTTTCATTACAGCCGATATATCACAATCAGGCGGAAAGCAGAACTGGCCACAGCCCTCAGCCTCTCGGAGAGACAG GTGAAAATCTGGTTCCAGAACAGGCGTGCCAAGGAGAGGAAGGTgaacaaaaagaaaatacaacaGCCGCAGCAGGCCTCCACGACTACACCCACTCCCCCCGGCATCGGGACCCCCGGTAACGTCGCCATGGTGACCAGCAGCAGTAGCGGTCTGGTGTCGCCTTCCATGACAATGGCTATTAAAGAAGAGTACTGA